Part of the Salinigranum rubrum genome is shown below.
GCCACCACTCGACTGGTTGCCGCTCTGTCCACCCGTACAGCCGGCGAGGCCGGCGATACCCGCTGCTCCGATCCCTTTGAGGAGGTTGCGTCGACTCGTCATGGTCTTTGATTACGTTCCAGGCACACCTGCCTGCTGCTCGTACTTAAAATTTTCCACACGGCGGAGGACTGAATCGAGTTCCCCGTCCGACCGGTGAGTTCCCGATAGCCGTCAGAGTGAATCGTCCGGTGAGGTGAGTCGAGATGTGATGCCGGGGAACGAGGGGCCGGCGGCGAGCGTGACACCGGTCAGAACACGCGGTTCGCCCCGTCTCTCGACAGACGTGACCCCTCGGGTGGGCCTCAGGCCGTGGACGAACTCGACGAGGTGGCGTCTGACTGGCGACCGAGCGGTTCGTCGTCTCCGTCCTCGTGTGCGGACCGCCCGGAGACCATCATGCTGACGACATCGTCGCGCGTGACGCTCTCGGCGTCGACAACGTCGACGACCCGTCCCTGAAACAGCACGGCGACGCGGTCGGTCATCGACAGCACCTCTTCGAGGTTGTGATCGATCAGGATGACCGAGTGACCGCTGGCGCGCAACTGCTTGACGAGTTCTTCGACGTGTTCGACGGCCGCCTTCGAGAGCGCGGACGTCGGTTCGTCGAGGAGGACGATGTCGGGGTCGGTGACGAGGGCACGTCCGATGGCGACGGCCTGTCGCTCCCCGCCCGAGAGGTATTCGACCGGCGTGTCGGGGTCGACGTGGATGTTGAGGTGCTCGCTCAGGATGCGCTCGGCCTCTTGCTTCATGTACTCCTTGTCGACGACCGAGACGACCCCTCCCAGTTTCTTGACCGGCATCCGGCCGAGGAACAGGTTCTCCGCGACGGAGAGTTCGTCGACGAGCGCGAGGTCCTGGTACACGGTCCCGATTCCGAGCGTCCGGGCGTGTTTCGGGCCGTCGATGGTGACCGGCTCACCGTTGAACCGAATCTCCCCTTCGTCGGGCTGGTGGATACCGACGAGCGTCTTGATGAACGTCGACTTACCGGCACCGTTGTCGCCGACGAGCCCGAGGACTTCGTTGTCTTCGAGCGTGAGCGAGACGTCCGAGAGGGCTTCCACGGTGCCAAAGCGCTTCTTGACGTGTTCTACCTCGATTCGGGGATTGGAAGGTTCGGTGGTCATGGGCGGTGGATACTGTGTGGGTCGATGTGACACCGTCTCTGCTATCGACGTAAATAAATAACGATCGTGTAGGATTCCGGTGCGCCTGGGATCTGGTCGATTCGACTCGCTTCGCGGCTCCGATAGAGCGCGACGCGTCACTCGAGGGGCATCGCGAGTTCGCCGTCCTCGTCGAACACCCACGGTTGGTCCTCGTGGACGCGGATGTCGTCCCGGTCGGCGAGTTCCTCGGCGACCGGTTCCGACACCCACAGCTCTTCGGGTGTCAGCGTGTTCTCGATGCGGGCGATTCGGAGTTCACCCGCGTCCGCGACACCCGTCATCGACGCCGAGAGGACGAACGCCGTCGCGTCGCTCGGGACGACGAACGGGAGCTTCGCCCGGCTCGGTTCGCCGCTCGTCACGATGTTGACGTACGTGTCCTCGAAGTCGACGACAGCGGCGAGGTCCCGGTGGACGAGGTCGGCGAGGCCCATGCCGAGGGCGTTCCCGTGGGACGCCGGCGTCAGCGACCGGACGTAGACCCGAGTCAGCGACG
Proteins encoded:
- a CDS encoding ATP-binding cassette domain-containing protein, which produces MTTEPSNPRIEVEHVKKRFGTVEALSDVSLTLEDNEVLGLVGDNGAGKSTFIKTLVGIHQPDEGEIRFNGEPVTIDGPKHARTLGIGTVYQDLALVDELSVAENLFLGRMPVKKLGGVVSVVDKEYMKQEAERILSEHLNIHVDPDTPVEYLSGGERQAVAIGRALVTDPDIVLLDEPTSALSKAAVEHVEELVKQLRASGHSVILIDHNLEEVLSMTDRVAVLFQGRVVDVVDAESVTRDDVVSMMVSGRSAHEDGDDEPLGRQSDATSSSSSTA